In Sporosarcina psychrophila, a genomic segment contains:
- a CDS encoding SMI1/KNR4 family protein codes for MAEFELINDLENKTYKVPEDDILKAEHRMGISFPNDLKQLYLEVGYGFIKGQSTNAINRILGPGTAADFRLREGIFEFDPDLDELYDDEDKLIFFEVNEGVYISLDLQIVNNPVFYFDIQIAESLEDFFKKFPNDNEYYIDLIEE; via the coding sequence ATGGCGGAATTCGAACTTATAAATGATTTAGAAAATAAAACCTATAAGGTACCTGAAGATGATATTTTAAAAGCTGAGCATAGGATGGGTATCAGTTTCCCAAATGATTTAAAACAATTATATTTAGAAGTTGGTTATGGTTTTATTAAAGGTCAAAGTACAAATGCGATAAATAGGATACTTGGACCAGGGACTGCAGCAGATTTTAGACTAAGAGAAGGTATTTTTGAATTTGACCCAGATCTCGATGAACTTTATGATGATGAAGATAAACTTATTTTCTTTGAAGTAAACGAAGGTGTATATATATCATTAGATTTGCAAATAGTAAATAATCCGGTATTTTATTTTGATATTCAAATAGCCGAGTCGCTAGAGGATTTCTTCAAGAAATTTCCCAACGATAATGAATATTATATAGATTTAATTGAGGAGTAG